One genomic region from Haloprofundus salinisoli encodes:
- a CDS encoding helix-turn-helix domain-containing protein yields the protein MADTPEMEDLVRTDDPSFGQVLACVFGVQEHESRTYLVLLEYPGSTVAELAEELDRDRSNVNRSLMTLLEKGLAERQRRLLDPGGYVYQYTATPLPKAKTMLHDALDEWVELVHERIDEFGEE from the coding sequence ATGGCCGACACACCCGAGATGGAAGACCTCGTCCGAACCGACGACCCCAGTTTCGGACAGGTTCTCGCGTGCGTCTTCGGGGTTCAGGAACACGAGAGCCGAACGTATCTCGTCTTGTTGGAGTATCCGGGAAGCACCGTCGCCGAACTCGCCGAGGAGCTCGACCGAGACAGGAGTAACGTCAATCGGTCGCTGATGACGCTGCTGGAGAAGGGTCTCGCCGAACGACAGCGCCGGCTGCTCGACCCCGGCGGTTACGTCTATCAGTACACCGCGACACCGCTACCGAAGGCGAAGACGATGTTACACGACGCCCTCGACGAATGGGTCGAACTCGTCCACGAGCGTATCGACGAGTTCGGCGAGGAGTAG
- a CDS encoding DUF5828 family protein, whose translation MEESISGFKLHGSWDDVVEHGERITRALHEVGVSGDAFDEWDEWRPKAHERLGEDVNQKTAEQASVGEGEGEKAGKDPDDDLRTAGEKLSESYEKVEQGDNEGAMERWQDSIGYVARAADSASRKAVRAVESTVYQKVMTQLAPYYFDNELVSANIQKTTRGDGEQFIFEVNINDDELKEQVSDRLGEYEDSIDRWHLDTEKETETAEAVDGVEPPERKGTTRSTTN comes from the coding sequence ATGGAAGAGAGCATATCCGGGTTCAAACTTCACGGGTCGTGGGATGATGTCGTCGAACACGGCGAACGAATCACCCGCGCCCTCCACGAAGTAGGCGTGTCGGGTGACGCGTTCGACGAGTGGGACGAGTGGCGGCCGAAGGCCCACGAACGACTCGGCGAGGACGTCAACCAGAAGACGGCCGAACAGGCCAGCGTCGGCGAGGGCGAGGGGGAGAAAGCCGGGAAGGACCCGGACGACGACCTCCGCACGGCCGGTGAGAAACTCTCGGAGTCCTACGAGAAAGTCGAGCAGGGAGACAACGAGGGCGCGATGGAACGCTGGCAGGACTCCATCGGCTACGTCGCGCGGGCGGCGGACTCGGCCAGCAGGAAAGCGGTTCGCGCCGTCGAGAGCACCGTCTACCAGAAGGTGATGACCCAACTCGCGCCGTACTACTTCGACAACGAACTCGTCAGCGCGAACATCCAGAAGACGACCCGCGGCGACGGAGAGCAGTTCATCTTCGAGGTGAACATCAACGACGACGAGCTGAAAGAACAGGTCTCCGATCGACTCGGCGAGTACGAGGACAGCATCGACCGCTGGCACCTCGACACCGAGAAGGAGACCGAGACGGCCGAAGCCGTCGACGGCGTCGAACCACCCGAACGGAAAGGGACGACGCGATCGACGACGAACTAA